Part of the Vitis vinifera cultivar Pinot Noir 40024 chromosome 13, ASM3070453v1 genome is shown below.
AATGTCACTCCGGTAGAACTTGCGAGTCCTAAGCACAAGAATGAACGACGCAAGGGTACCAAAAAATGTAACCCCTGCTATTATGAGGAAAGCCAATTTGAAGCACTCTGCCCCGATGCAAGTCAGCTCCTCACCACGCTTCCTATGGCTCCCCGTGGCTGCCATTTGCCTTTCTGCTTCTTTATCATATAGATATCCGGCCACCCTCACGTTCAGCAGATAAGAACCAATTGGGCTAGCCACAGAGCCAAAATTGTACAACGTGGAGTAATATTTGAGCCCAAAAATTTCAGAAATGATGGCGAAAAGTAATGGCCATTGGGCACCAAAGCAAAACCCGATGATCATCCATGCTAAGTAGAGAGCATTGTGGACGTTGAAGGCCATGAGCAGATGACCAGCGCATGCCAAGAGTTGGACGAGCGCCAGCATTAGAGGCCGAGGAAATTTGTATTTGGTTAAGAAGATTTCGGATACGAAACCAGCAACCACTCTTCCGAGATAGTTCCATATGCTCATAAGCGATATGAAAGTGCTTAGGCTGTCAGTCGGGTACCCCAGTGAAGTTCCAATCTGTCCCAAGTTGTCTATTGCTGTTAAAGTCCCTCCAACACCACAAATCGTAGCTAAGAATAGAAGAAACATGTCGAAGCTGAAAAGGGCTTGAAGTATGGTGTAGTCCTCCCCTCTCTTGGGTGGTCGGAAAACATTTGATAGACAAGAATTTTGCTTCTGTGGACTGGGTAACTGGTTGCGTGAACTTGTTGCAGCTGCAGACATAGGTGGTGGCGATGGTGGAGGTGAAGAAGCATCTTTATCCTCAGCATTCAACCTCTCTGTGATGATATTCAACTGGGAAGGCTCATTCAGGGCTTGTTTCTTCGTCTTCCAAAGATCGAATTCTTCTTTTATAACAAGAGCAAGTGGAAGAAAGAGCAAGAAAAGGACAACAGCCACGCTTCCACCATATTCACTCTGAGTGAACTTCATCTGTTTCTCTACTATAATTATAATCATGAGAAATCCTGCGAGGCCAAGAGAGATATAAAGGAAATTATAAAAGACCTTGAGCTCATTTCTCCGCTGATCCACCTTCATGATTCGAATAGCAGGAAGAAACCCCAAAGATACAGCTGCAGGAAGCCAAGCTACAAACAAAATGAGAGCCGTTGCATCATTGCGATAGAAAGCATGGTACATCTGTGTGATAATTGCACCAGTTAGTGCCCCCTGATACCCCTTCAATATCCCCAAAACCGCACCTCGGTTCTCAGGGAAGTTCTTCACGCAGGTGACAAGTGCTCCAGTGGTGGCAAAAGCCTGAGAATTCGAGCCAATGCATATGTAGAGACACATGTGCCAGACCCGGGGTTTGGCCATTTTTCCCGACACTGCAAGCCATATCATTAAGTAGCCGAAAAGATTCATAGCCGCACCCATTGATAGCACAACCCATGGTGGTGTGACCTCATTGATGAGGCCAGAAAGAACCCCAACATTTGCTCCCAAGTCCTTGAAAAAGCCGAGCAAATTGAGGGTAGTTTGATCATATCCCAGAGCGGCTTTGATTGCGCTTGAGTAGAGGCCGAACATGGAAGTCGCTGAAGCAGCCGCAAACATGACAAGAATTGCTGCAAACACCATCAACCACCGGCCGGTGAGGATTTGGAAGGCTAGACTCCTCATGTCAGCCCGATTAAAACCAGTACTGGCCACAGTTCCTGCAACCGCCATTTCCTCCATCAGCCTGTGAGTCTCTATTAGATAATTGTATACAATTTCAAGgttcaaatttatttctcaaaaatataatataatcaaaatactatataatataaaacataaatgtttttttccaaataaatctaTTATTGATATAGAAAATTattgcttaaaaaaaaagaaggtttgacttta
Proteins encoded:
- the LOC100256418 gene encoding uncharacterized protein LOC100256418 isoform X2; the encoded protein is MGTVASTGFNRADMRSLAFQILTGRWLMVFAAILVMFAAASATSMFGLYSSAIKAALGYDQTTLNLLGFFKDLGANVGVLSGLINEVTPPWVVLSMGAAMNLFGYLMIWLAVSGKMAKPRVWHMCLYICIGSNSQAFATTGALVTCVKNFPENRGAVLGILKGYQGALTGAIITQMYHAFYRNDATALILFVAWLPAAVSLGFLPAIRIMKVDQRRNELKVFYNFLYISLGLAGFLMIIIIVEKQMKFTQSEYGGSVAVVLFLLFLPLALVIKEEFDLWKTKKQALNEPSQLNIITERLNAEDKDASSPPPSPPPMSAAATSSRNQLPSPQKQNSCLSNVFRPPKRGEDYTILQALFSFDMFLLFLATICGVGGTLTAIDNLGQIGTSLGYPTDSLSTFISLMSIWNYLGRVVAGFVSEIFLTKYKFPRPLMLALVQLLACAGHLLMAFNVHNALYLAWMIIGFCFGAQWPLLFAIISEIFGLKYYSTLYNFGSVASPIGSYLLNVRVAGYLYDKEAERQMAATGSHRKRGEELTCIGAECFKLAFLIIAGVTFFGTLASFILVLRTRKFYRSDIYKKFRE
- the LOC100256418 gene encoding uncharacterized protein LOC100256418 isoform X1 — encoded protein: MEEMAVAGTVASTGFNRADMRSLAFQILTGRWLMVFAAILVMFAAASATSMFGLYSSAIKAALGYDQTTLNLLGFFKDLGANVGVLSGLINEVTPPWVVLSMGAAMNLFGYLMIWLAVSGKMAKPRVWHMCLYICIGSNSQAFATTGALVTCVKNFPENRGAVLGILKGYQGALTGAIITQMYHAFYRNDATALILFVAWLPAAVSLGFLPAIRIMKVDQRRNELKVFYNFLYISLGLAGFLMIIIIVEKQMKFTQSEYGGSVAVVLFLLFLPLALVIKEEFDLWKTKKQALNEPSQLNIITERLNAEDKDASSPPPSPPPMSAAATSSRNQLPSPQKQNSCLSNVFRPPKRGEDYTILQALFSFDMFLLFLATICGVGGTLTAIDNLGQIGTSLGYPTDSLSTFISLMSIWNYLGRVVAGFVSEIFLTKYKFPRPLMLALVQLLACAGHLLMAFNVHNALYLAWMIIGFCFGAQWPLLFAIISEIFGLKYYSTLYNFGSVASPIGSYLLNVRVAGYLYDKEAERQMAATGSHRKRGEELTCIGAECFKLAFLIIAGVTFFGTLASFILVLRTRKFYRSDIYKKFRE